CCCCGCGGGAATACTATGGCTGAAATTGAGATGCTGAAAGATATTACAGACAATTCTGACCCGGAATTACACAATCTGGATTTATATAAGCTGTTGAAATCCTTTAAAAAAGTATTGGATAAGATGCAGCAAAGAAATCTAAAAGTGGAGCATAAGGTTATCCGATTTAACTATAGCATAGACGATGAAAAAAATCGTTTGAAACAAAGAATTTTGCAGTTTGATAAGCTTAGCTTTGAGCAGACTTTTGAATTGGTTTTAGACAGGGTGCAGGCTATTTTTGTTTTTCTGGCTATGCTGGAATTAATTCAGCTGGGGTTTTTAAATTTAAGAACTTCCGGAAAAGTAAATAGTTTTTGGTTAATGAAAAACGAACACTATATAGATGAAGAATAGACCCGGCTTACGTAAATTTTTTATACGAAGTATTTTCAGAGCTATCATAGGTTTTGCTATGGTAGTTGCTGTGTATCTCGTATATAAATTTTATATAGCCGAGCGGGTAAAAGATTTTGTGGAGCCCTTGATGGAGAATGTAAAGCTGGTTTTTCTCATTTTTACTATCTCTGAAAGTGTGGTTGGAATTATTCCCCCGGAATTTTTT
The genomic region above belongs to Chitinophagaceae bacterium and contains:
- a CDS encoding chromosome segregation protein ScpA, which encodes MKSQQLIYEIKLPQYSGPFDLLLFFIERDELDIYDIPIAKITDDFLAYMNTHFPGGEAKSKEDIELASEFMLVAASLMRIKAKMLLPRKEKDEEGNEIDPREELVKKLLEYKRYKAVLDELRALEENQSKKLPRGNTMAEIEMLKDITDNSDPELHNLDLYKLLKSFKKVLDKMQQRNLKVEHKVIRFNYSIDDEKNRLKQRILQFDKLSFEQTFELVLDRVQAIFVFLAMLELIQLGFLNLRTSGKVNSFWLMKNEHYIDEE